One Podarcis muralis chromosome 1, rPodMur119.hap1.1, whole genome shotgun sequence genomic window carries:
- the EVX2 gene encoding homeobox even-skipped homolog protein 2 isoform X1 yields MMERIRKEMILMERGLHSPTAGKRLANLSDSAGNVVLEALENSPHGGRLSPRLTSASLHTSLGDIPAKGKFEIDTLFNLQHQSGESGVGVATSELPPSEGRKKISHYSEVAQEADMNSDVEVGCSALRSPASLTSSQLKENNNKGYSESSSTPSTTTSSSGSSLSSLHGGSALGNSSSGADQVRRYRTAFTREQIARLEKEFYRENYVSRPRRCELAAALNLPETTIKVWFQNRRMKDKRQRLAMSWPHPADPSFYTYMMTHAAATGSLPYPFHSHVPLHYYPHVGVTAAAAAAAASGATASPFATSIRPLDTFRALSHPYSRPELLCSFRHPGLYQSPAAAAAAGLNSSAAASAAAAAAAAAAAAASTAPPAGSAPCSCLSCHSSQSAAAAAAAALGSRASGSDFTCTAAGAAAAAASQRSESGFLPYSAAVLSKTAVPSPDQREEAALTR; encoded by the exons ATGATGGAAAGAATAAGAAAAGAGATGATCCTGATGGAACGAGGGCTGCACAGCCCCACGGCTGGCAAAAGGCTGGCGAATTTGTCCGACTCGGCTGGCAACGTGGTATTGGAGGCCCTCGAAAATTCGCCCCACGGCGGCCGCCTGAGCCCGAGACTGACTTCCGCTTCTCTGCACACCTCTTTAGGGGACATCCCTGCCAAAGGGAAATTCGAAATAGACACTTTATTCAACCTTCAGCACCAGAGCGGCGAAAGCGGCGTCGGCGTCGCCACCTCGGAGCTGCCTCCCTCggaagggaggaagaagattAGCCATTACTCAGAAGTTGCTCAAGAGGCAGATATGAACAGCGACGTGGAGGTGGGCTGCTCTGCGCTCCGCTCCCCCGCCAGCCTCACTTCCTCCCAGCTGAAGGAAAACAATAACAAAG GATATTCCGAGAGCAGCTCCACGCCCAGCACCACCACCTCGTCCTCGGGTTCCAGTTTAAGCAGCCTGCACGGCGGCAGCGCCTTGGGGAACTCCAGCTCCGGAGCGGATCAAGTGCGGAGGTACCGCACCGCCTTCACCCGGGAGCAGATCGCTCGGCTGGAGAAGGAGTTCTACCGGGAGAACTATGTCTCTCGGCCCAGGAGGTGCGAGCTGGCCGCGGCTCTCAACCTGCCGGAGACTACCATCAAG GTGTGGTTCCAGAACCGACGGATGAAGGACAAGAGGCAGCGGCTGGCCATGTCGTGGCCCCACCCGGCGGACCCCAGCTTCTACACGTACATGATGACCCACGCGGCGGCCACTGGGAGCCTGCCTTACCCGTTCCATTCCCACGTGCCCCTGCACTACTACCCGCACGTCGGGGTGACGGCGGCCGCGGCCGCGGCTGCGGCGTCGGGGGCCACCGCCTCACCTTTCGCCACCTCCATTCGCCCTCTGGACACCTTCCGCGCCCTCTCGCACCCTTACTCCCGGCCCGAGCTGCTGTGCAGCTTCAGACACCCGGGCCTCTACCAGTCGCCCGCCGCAGCCGCGGCCGCCGGCCTCAACAGCAGCGCCGCCGCCTCGGCCGCTGCAGCTGCAGCCGCGGCCGCCGCTGCCGCAGCCTCGACGGCTCCTCCGGCCGGCTCCGCGCCCTGCTCCTGCCTCAGCTGCCACAGTAGCCAGTCGGCGGCGGCCGCGGCCGCGGCAGCCCTGGGATCGCGCGCCTCCGGCTCGGATTTCACCTGCACCGCGgccggagcggcggcggcagccgccTCGCAGCGCTCGGAGAGCGGCTTCCTGCCTTACTCGGCCGCCGTGCTCAGCAAGACCGCCGTCCCTTCCCCAGACCAGCGGGAGGAGGCCGCCTTGACCAGATAA
- the EVX2 gene encoding homeobox even-skipped homolog protein 2 isoform X2 gives MNSDVEVGCSALRSPASLTSSQLKENNNKGYSESSSTPSTTTSSSGSSLSSLHGGSALGNSSSGADQVRRYRTAFTREQIARLEKEFYRENYVSRPRRCELAAALNLPETTIKVWFQNRRMKDKRQRLAMSWPHPADPSFYTYMMTHAAATGSLPYPFHSHVPLHYYPHVGVTAAAAAAAASGATASPFATSIRPLDTFRALSHPYSRPELLCSFRHPGLYQSPAAAAAAGLNSSAAASAAAAAAAAAAAAASTAPPAGSAPCSCLSCHSSQSAAAAAAAALGSRASGSDFTCTAAGAAAAAASQRSESGFLPYSAAVLSKTAVPSPDQREEAALTR, from the exons ATGAACAGCGACGTGGAGGTGGGCTGCTCTGCGCTCCGCTCCCCCGCCAGCCTCACTTCCTCCCAGCTGAAGGAAAACAATAACAAAG GATATTCCGAGAGCAGCTCCACGCCCAGCACCACCACCTCGTCCTCGGGTTCCAGTTTAAGCAGCCTGCACGGCGGCAGCGCCTTGGGGAACTCCAGCTCCGGAGCGGATCAAGTGCGGAGGTACCGCACCGCCTTCACCCGGGAGCAGATCGCTCGGCTGGAGAAGGAGTTCTACCGGGAGAACTATGTCTCTCGGCCCAGGAGGTGCGAGCTGGCCGCGGCTCTCAACCTGCCGGAGACTACCATCAAG GTGTGGTTCCAGAACCGACGGATGAAGGACAAGAGGCAGCGGCTGGCCATGTCGTGGCCCCACCCGGCGGACCCCAGCTTCTACACGTACATGATGACCCACGCGGCGGCCACTGGGAGCCTGCCTTACCCGTTCCATTCCCACGTGCCCCTGCACTACTACCCGCACGTCGGGGTGACGGCGGCCGCGGCCGCGGCTGCGGCGTCGGGGGCCACCGCCTCACCTTTCGCCACCTCCATTCGCCCTCTGGACACCTTCCGCGCCCTCTCGCACCCTTACTCCCGGCCCGAGCTGCTGTGCAGCTTCAGACACCCGGGCCTCTACCAGTCGCCCGCCGCAGCCGCGGCCGCCGGCCTCAACAGCAGCGCCGCCGCCTCGGCCGCTGCAGCTGCAGCCGCGGCCGCCGCTGCCGCAGCCTCGACGGCTCCTCCGGCCGGCTCCGCGCCCTGCTCCTGCCTCAGCTGCCACAGTAGCCAGTCGGCGGCGGCCGCGGCCGCGGCAGCCCTGGGATCGCGCGCCTCCGGCTCGGATTTCACCTGCACCGCGgccggagcggcggcggcagccgccTCGCAGCGCTCGGAGAGCGGCTTCCTGCCTTACTCGGCCGCCGTGCTCAGCAAGACCGCCGTCCCTTCCCCAGACCAGCGGGAGGAGGCCGCCTTGACCAGATAA